TGAATCTTCTTTTCTGGACTTTATAAAATACAACAGAGGGAGTACTAAGTAGTTTAAGTAGATGCATTGACTTGTATTCTTAGTTTTTCTTTTACCGATAAATGCAGCTAAGTTACTCTGCTTATGTTGAAAAAATAAACTGTAACAGTGTTGTTCAGGTTATTTTACCCATATCTTTGATAAGTTGTATACATTTCTTAAAATCGGCAAAGTATAAAACACATagtccctccgtttcaatttatgtgaacctattttctttttagtctgtgccaaaaagaatgacatcttttcttatttggaagcaatttacctttatgcaatgatttatagccacacaaaatatatgtgtctcattttacaccacaagtttaaaagttttctctcttttcttaaactccgtgctcagtcaaatgggttcacataaattgaaacgggggAGTAAATTATATGTGTGCAATGCCTGGGGTCTATGTGCTTCAataaggaataaagaaattggAGCTCAGTTTACTTAAGCTGAGAGattcaaaaaaaagaaaattaaaatggTTTGATCAACAAAAGAATGCAAAATGTGTTTGGTAGTCTAAACTGGGGAATAAGGGGAAAGTGAATTAAATCCAATTATAGTTACAGAATCCGTCGAGCTCAGGGCGAATTAAATGCGGATGAGGTAGTCAGGAAAAGTTGCATAGAGATAAGCCCATAACTAATTTGAATAAGATTTTCTCCTTCTCATATTATCAGTCGAGGCTACTAAaaataattatctcaaattatttatcattttaaaaattcaagacaaaattaattatttttttctttttttaccaTTAGTAATAATTATTCTTGAATATGAAAAtaacacataaatagaataaatattcaatgaagagacattttatcttaagacataaataagggtaaaatagtctaattattttcctaattaatatttctTAAGGGACATATAAAAGATGATAATTTGAGATAGAGGAATACAAGCTTTAGGTCAATAGGTTTATTTTTTCTATTCTCCTTTAGCTTTTTTGACTTTTAACTTTTTTCCTTCTAATTTGCCAATAGTAATTAGGAGGCTTCAACCGTTCAATgagatttttctttttgaggggGAGGGGGGGCTGTGGCAGTGTGAACAATTAGATGGCTCAGAAAACTAAAATTAAATCTTGACGAATAAAACTTtaacataaaaaagaaaaatataagttGTTAATGATTTACTTCATATTTTATCAAGTTTATTAATTGCACAAAATGAAATTTTCGATCGAAGACTTCATTCCGAAGGGACATGATACATCTCCATTCTCCCTCTACCGAGAATCAGATTCATTAGAAAAAGACAGAATGCCAGGCTTTGGTAATTATAAACTGCTAAAACTCAATTAGTTCTTCTATATATAAGCTACGTCCGAGCATAAATATTCCACACGCGAAAGCACACACAAAATAATAGCCACTAATCTAACATTTTCATAATTTGAGAGTTAATTTGAATAAGTTCTTATCTCTTAAGGtgaaattaaacaaataaaaattCTTTGTTTGTAACGTTATATAGAGATTAAGTGAATATTGGAAAAGTTTCTCGAAACATCATTGTAAAAGTCTAAGACGATAATTAACTCCAAAGAAAGCAAAAAAGTTGTACAATTATATGAGAAGACATTCAACTTTTCAGAATCGCAAGGTAATTATTCTTCGTAGACTAGCAAAAACCTGGCATATAACAGATTcttttcttcttgtttttttttcctACTTTTTGTTGGTCAAAAGTGTAACTGAACAGTCAAGGCTCACTAAGAAGTGAGAGCCAATATTCGTGTTCTGTTGTCTTGTATCCAAAATTAAGCACATGTGACGTAAGCCATGCAACAAATGAATGCAAAGACAAGGATGCCACATGTTGATTGTTACTTGTTAAATTTGTTTTCCCTACAGAGAAattattttttgacttttgagaaactTATTTCcctaaaaaatatttcaagatatTTTTAACCAACAAAacctataaaataaaaaaaataaaaaaaagaaaagaaaaaggcacCCGTAGTCTAAGCATTTAAATAAACAATGGTTGCTTCAGCTCAATAAACGGCCTAGGCCTGCTTGGCCAATGGCCAATCAGTTTCATAAATTTGATAACAACATTTTTTGGCTAGCCCTTAACGCTACATTACCGAATTCACGTATGTTAATAAGTGAATATCGTTTTAAAAAAATTCGAGAACGCAAGTTCTGAACGTGAAATATTCTATTCGACTAAGCTAGAGGTTGTTTGATCATGCTTTAGAATTTGCTTATTTTGAAGACACTTTCCAAACGAGCTTTAGAGGTACTTTGGGAGAAGCAacatatttttggactttggtctAAACATTTGAGAATACTTCCCAGTATTGCAGAAACAACTTATACGACTTTGGAAAAGAATCCGAATTAAAGCTTTTGCCTTAGGAGGCCATAAAAGCGAACTTTTAGGATAGTCAGCACTCAGCAGGCACAAAAGCACATGATTCATAGAGATCATACATTGACTATTAACGTTCAGACTCAAGCAATAGTTATTTAACGGGTAGGCGTACGGCTCAAAATTATTTTCTGAAATACCTCAGAGCTAGGTGACATGGATTCTCTAAAACTTTTACATCGTAACGAGGAATGATGGGGTCAACATGTCTGATATGGTCTACATACCTGCACAATGAATTAAAACCTGATGAATATTTTGAAGATGCTCAACTGTGAGCTAATGCTACTAGGCATCTATAATACAAGACCATTATACATGAGCAGATTGTGCTATCTATTCCTAGATCTACAACATATGGAAATTAAGTATCAACAGTTTAAGAGTTAAACACTACAATCACAAGTCAAAAGCATTTCAAACTGCTGTAGCCATAAGGAACAGAATGGTGAATCTATGTTTACATTTTGCCAGTTGTTCAAATTGATACTTAGCATAATATTTACATTTTATATCACCTGTATATTACTCGAGAAAAGAAGCCTAATGAGTAAACGAACATCCAGAAGAGAATGTGTCTGTCACGATCATCAGATGGCATGACAACAATGCATGAGAAATCAAACCGATATATCTTAATGAGATAAACATCACCAGTTATGCATGAGTTGAAATCACAATCATGCTATGAAAAACAGAGATCAAGGGTTCACTGATATACTTACAAGTTCTAGCCGCCCTCCTGGTTATTCAGCATGTTCAAAATAGCATAAGCAGCTCTTTGAAAATTATCCTTCTGTTCCTCTAAAGTTTTCCTCCTCTCAAGAGCAGAGTCCTTGCACTTCTCCATGTCTTCTGTTACTTCAGTAGAGCTCTGATCAATTTCACTGTAGAAAGTGATAAAAATGTGAAAGGGTATACACGATACAAGCAGATAGACAGGAAAAGTGTGAAAGAAATGTTTTGTAGATGCAATGAAAATAATGGTATGTTTGTAGATGCAATGAAAATAATGGTAACGGTCTATAGCTCTAACTTATAGTTACAAGAAAGAACAAGCTGTTACGGTAAAAATGCAAGAAAGACTATGATGGAAGAGTGAAATATGAATACCAATAGCTTCAGAGGAGAACTACACAAAATCCTGGTTGACATCGAAAAATAATGCAATTGACATTTGAAAAATAGTAATCTTGAGATTTGTCAAGAACATGTGACAATGGACAGAATAGGCAAATATTGACAGTACAAGTACAAGTTTTCAAAGCTAATGTAAATATTTCCCACTTCTTCATGCCGCTATGTGGATAAAAATATACTTCCTCGAGTCTCAGTGCTAATCAGCTTACTTTATCATCTTCAGCATGTGCTCCATTGCCACTTGCACTTGTTGTGAGAGGTCTGCATATCCATTATGTGGAACAAATAAGTTCCGCATAACGTGTAATTACACAAGGTATATTAACATTTCCTTACAACATTTGATGGCAACATATATCAACACATTATAAACTTTCCACTGAAAATAGAGGTTCCATTTCAACATGACCAGGCCAGTAACATTAATGActaaaggaaaagagaaaaaaaaattcaaaagattTCTCAAATAGTATCATATTGAGAACCTGCAGgggtaaaaaaaaatattacattCTCTTCCATTGAGTCCAACCCAATAATGAACCACCAACAATAATATCGGGATTCAGCGAAGCTTACTTCTTTTAGCTTGATGTTCCATTATTTCCATTGACATGTCAGTTTGGAGCATTCACAAATTCTCCAATAGGAAGTTATAGATGTGAATTACCGGTTTCCTCAATTACTTAGTTAATAGGTAAGGAGAACCTCAGTGTGCTTATGTCTCAAGCATGATTGAATTGCATGCTCCTGCTCGTAATAGGTCAGCTAAACTACATGAATCAacatatttaaaatataaacttCAGCAGTATCTAGACATGCAACTCAAACTGATCACTTCATTCTTTCTCAATCTTCCCCAACCAGTTCCTATTTTTTATTTGAGCAGAAATGGAAATATGGCGATTGCAATATTTGCtccttatttatttttcattAAGTATGTATAGTCTAGACATATAAGTTTCCAAGATATTCAAGTGCTAATTCATTGTCATTCTATGCCATAGGATCTTCAAGAATACTAGCTTAATATCTTCTATTTCAGACCACCTGATACGTTCAATTTTTGCCTTCAGTAGGATGGAGAGAAACGCAACTTACAATGGCATGCACTTCCAAAATCAGATGAAATGATGTAAAAATTATGCTTAAAGCAGCATACCAGTTGTCACTGAACGACCATGAAACAGCTTAGTTTAGATCAGTTCATTATTCATTTGAAGTCTCAATTCCAATCAAATTCCTTAGCATTAATTTGcacttgtctaaattgcatgTGGAAAATTCATGAATGTTTGAAGGTTAATTGAGACAGCTGCCTTATTCTTTAGACAGCTACTACGACACTAATTTTTAATATATCAAGTTTACCATGTAAATTCTAAATTGTTTCTAACAATTGATCTAACATCTTAATTCTCTCTAATTCAGGAAAAACTAAATTAGGAAAACATACAAAATTTCGATAAAAATTCAATCAATAGCTACTGAAGACAGAGAAATCACCCAACATAGGCAAGaaaaaaactgaagaaaaaaataattaaaaataacaaACAACTCGTTGCTTATAATCAAAGACCAAATTCGAAAAAAAAAAATGCAACAAAAAAAACCACATGTGCAACACTAAAGCAGAAAAATAGCAAATGAAGGCTTATGTATAAGCGAAAAGGATTGCTACAGGAAGTAGTACACAATAACTAGCAATTTGATGCTCGAAACATACATAACTTCCAGCCAAATTCAATAGATTGCAAATCTTCAAGGTAAAACACATACTATGGCTCCTCCAATTGTGATTAAGAAAATATTATTCCGTTGACATCAAATTGACGGAGAATTGTGATTTAAACATCGATACTCTATTAAAATGGATGTGTAGATTACCGTAAAGGACAGAGGAAAGCTGAGATTCGATTTCAGAAGTTCGAGCAAGCTGATCGTCGGCGGCAGCAGCGTCTCTAGAAGGTTCCATTTTCTGTTTGcagagagagtgtgtgtgtgtgtgtgtgtgtgaagagAGAGAGTGTGTGATTGTGTGTGTGGGAAATGTGGTGAATGAATTTGAGCGCGCTTTTTGTCCAGATTTAATATGCGGTTCATTTGGGCAATTTCCAATTTGTAGATTTCAAACAAAATTATGAAGACTTTAGTCCCTGGGTTTTGTTTTTTAGCATTTCAACACCCTTGCAGAGTGAAAGAGTTTAAGCTCGAAGGTAAGACAATCTTTGAGCTTGACCACCCGCGCTCCCTTGGGCTATTTATTGAAGTCACATGCCTTTACTTTGTAATAAGTTGGTTAGTTAGTTAATTAGTGGGAGTGCATGTATGTGAAGTGTATATATGCACAGTGCTCATGCATTGCAGAGGAGATATAGAATCAgatttcattctcaattctctcttCCTCGTTTCCTTTGTTCTTCACGTTAGCTTCTACATTCttctaacatggtatcagagcagcgaTTAGGGCTCTGAATCTGCTTCTTCTCCTTCACCCAGCTGGTTTGCCATTATCAATTCTAGAGTTGTCCGCCATGGGAGacacctcaacacctcaaattgaCCATCGTCACCCACTCTATCTCCAACCATCTGATACGCCTGGAGCGATTTTGATAGATATCAAGCTCACATGCCCAGAAAATTACGTATTGTGGAGTAGATCGATGCATTTGGCTCTATTGGGGAAGAACAAGCTAGGTTTCGTAGAAGGAACATGTCATGTAAATAGTCTAGACAAAGGAAATTAGCAGATTTGTGGGAACAATGTAATGATATAGTTCTCACATGGATTGGAATATGTGTGTCACAGGAATTGTTACCAAGCATCGTCTATGCGTCAAATGTAGCAAAGGTTTGGGTTGAATTAAAAGAGAGGTTTGAAAAATCTAACTTGACTAGATTCTATCATCTTTGGACTCAAATTGGAACCCTAACTCAAGGTACTGATTCTGTTACCACATACTTTACTAAGATGAAAGACTTATGGGATGAACAAGATACCTTGATACCAGGTCGAGGATGTAGGTGTAAGGAGTCAAAATCATATTTTGAAATGTTTTATCAGCAATGTGTTGTGCAATTTTAGTGGGATTAAATGAAACCTATGCTCACGCCCGCAGtcaaattttattaaaaatactTGTGTTATCAGTGAATCAAGCATATGCCTTAGTGATACAAGAAGAAAGCCAAAGGGCTCTTGGTGTAATGGACATGAGTAAAGAGCCATTGACCATGTTAGCTGGCAGAGGACAAATGATGAAAGAAAAAAGGTTTGATTTAATCTGTGAACATTATGGGTATAAGGGGCATCAAAAGGAATTTCTATAATATTGTGGGATATCCACCTAATTTCAAGGGCAAAAGAAAGCCAATGCAGGGTGATGGTGGCTTCAAGCCCTATGCTAACAATGTAACAGTTGAAGGAAATAGTTCTACTGAAGGGAACTGTTCTGCTGAGAGCCAGTCTCAAGGCCACTTCTTCACAGAGGATGAGTATAAGCAGCTAGTGAACTTACTAAacaaatcttcagctggtgattgCAAAGTCAACATGGCAGGTATTATTTCCATGTTGTCGAATGACTGTGTTTTTGAATGGATtatttgttgatacccaattttttcctcatatttttataaaggtcatatatacttttaaaatatcattcctGCACCAtaaccaatttacaagagtcatacaagtattttctataatgtttcataatttttaaaggtttaaaattattgtttttgcatttaaattatttgaatatatattaattacccctttaaatCATTTTGTGATGGCTTAATCATCCAAATGTATTATTTGCAtccaaatatatatttcataatattttacctcATTTTTCATatagttatatttgtatttttaagctatttacacaattttataataatagcctatatgatgtgcataattatattttattacagTGTTTgcccaaataatatttttatatttttagaatgtcaaattattattttcaagcatctcactacataaataatatttttattatttgttaattacttcttataaattattttttttataatttttgtgtatTTAAAAACTTTGGCccaatgtttgagttaatttcggacccAAAACCTAGCCCAATaaccccaagcccaaaccagaCAACCCTTTTAATGAAACCGATCGCGATCCATATAAACGACCCGCCCCATTTCCTTTCGAtcatggccgttgatctcaaatgatcaacgtcCCATAATAAATCCCCACCTTTCCTTATATCtcctcacccaaaccctaatctTATTTCCCCTCTCCAGCCGCCTCTGAATCCTCTCTATTCCATTCgtctctgagaaaccctagccaCCACACCCTTCAATCCTCTCCGATTTAGTCCTTAATATGGAATCCCTCTATGATTTTCCTTCCTTATATGTTCTGTCTCCGTGTTACTTACACGATtatggtatcacctagtacttgcctatttttggcaagtaccatgCCCTGAGTCATGTGCAATCATCTACAATCTTCAAGATTTAGACGGTATTTCGTCTGTATACATTCATGGCAAAGTGATATGAGGTCGATTCACCAAGATCTTTGGTCGATTCTTTGATTTCTGTTGAACTAGGAtttgaaatttcaatttttcCTTTACCGGTTCTATTATTaattgcatgtgatattttcttttcttatttgtgtttgattaattGTTTTCTATATTTGCTTGTTCGATTTCTACCACTATATAACCCCTCCCCAATTTTCCCTTTGGGCAAACTTTAATCACTAAAATTACTACTACTGTCTTTGTCTCACTTGTCTTGTACTACTCTGAGGGTTAatctcttggccggctgaaagccaaagccACCGAAATTCGATTATCGAacctttctcagtgtgagcactgcccgggaTTCATTCGAAACCCTTGGAAACTCTGACACACTGAGATTCGTGGGTTCTACTATTCGTTTTGCTATTGACATTGGAGTGTTGCTGAATTATTACTCTTGTTTACTTGTTCACTAATCTGTAACTTGAAAATACCTATGACCTTTGCAATTTCAATCTCTTTTCGTTTAAGTTCCTGCTCTGCATATCTATCTCTATGAGATTTTTATGAACCAACATACTATTGTATGCTCTGAAGCTCTTCTTGAGGCAATATGCCTTCTACTAATCGAATTTGCTTATTTGTTGCCTTGATACTGTTTTCTTAAGCATGTTTGCTCTAATTTGTATGTTCAAATGCTTATTACTGTTGCTTATTCTGGGTTTAGCTTCTTACCTTGTTCTGTACCCTTGTGATGAGTTGAGTCATGCCCAGAACCTATTCTAATTCTTGTTGAGTCATTCATGTGCAACTTAATGCTTTTCTAGAGTTAACTATTGATCGTGTTATTATCCCAAACATGCTTTCCCTGATATTTATAAACGGATGCATGTTCCCCACCTTGTTTAATCTGGTGTTCTTTAATACTGCCTAAGAATTCTAGGATGGAATTAAATATGTGGCCTCTTCTTCTATATGTGATTAAGCCTAGTGCAGGCTAGTCCTGCTAACCTATATCTGACATATTCTTGCCCATTATTAGTCCTTGTGTTATTTAAATCTTCGTGTATGATTGATAATGTTAAAATTCCTCATGCCCAGTTGAGTGGATTGTTACAGACCATGTTCATCAGCCTGTTTGTTATGATCATACTTGCACTAGACCCTCATGCTAGAAATTTTACTTGCTTATGTCTGTGATTCTGCAAGATTCCTCTGTCAAGATCGTATTTAAGTCGATCTTAGATCATATTATATCCTGAAACTCTACTTGGGATTGTCTGTTAGTTTATGATGTTCCATCCTGTCTTTGAACTTCTAGCATCTTATGTATATAACTTCGTGTGATCTCGCCTATTTGCTCTAGTTAAACTACTGTTAGTTGTAGTCCTAAGAACTAAGTGTGTGGACTTCAAGTGGTCTGATTAATTTATGTACAATTTGTTACTCATATGGTTAAGTTTGGCATTGCTGGGTAAGTTAGTTCCCCCTTCAGACTTGGTATGGGTCTGTGTTCGAGTCATGCAGATATCACACTCTAATGTCCTGGGGTGTTCCTAGGCTTGGGTTTACTATTATTGTGTGAAGAATGAGATCACCGAAGACCTTGAAGTTGCTCAGTTATTCCTCTTTGGGTCTGCTATGCTTATTGGGATATACTTATTTTAgcttgtaatatttgagcatgtATTCTTTATTTTGGGCGTGTAATGATCTGTAAACAAATAATTGGAGCGTTAGTATTTTGGGGAATGGGTGTGCTTTATTCTTGCATAAAGGGTagagaacatgcctatagggtctacgtGCTTTATTTGCTATTTTGTTTAATTTGCTCTACTTGTGcacactaatagaaatcatgtctataggaatcaTGCACAGCTCATTTGTACATTGTTTAAACATGTTGGTCCAAGTTTTACCATACTCGATTCTATGTTACTATTGTGcatttagacagcatgcctataagaTATATAACATATGTTTTTGTTaacctagataccatgcctataagacctcaaataatcaattggtcaatttgcttctattacttttagtgtactgcccatctagatatcatgcctataggacaatgTCACTTACCTAAGACGTATACTTATAAAATCAGCGCTAATATTCTAAGTTTACAAATAGTTTACTACCTCATCACATAAACCATTTAGAGAGGACAATAATGTTGCATATCCGATGCTGGAATTCAGAATCgcctagaaaccatgtctataagACTCTAAGTCTTAATTCTGAAACTATGTACTGCCTAATatgcccgcgtgcatttgttatTTACGTGTGGGGCTAACTTGGGCCTATAATTatctttatgtgaagtcctatttgttttggATGTcccttagttttatcattttgagaaaCCTAAGttgagtctagaaccacctaatagtaggtccaaagcctcctggaccataggcattggatgggtagtgcacgcataggatacgGTTTAGAAGTAAACTGGAGCacctttaagtaacaacttcaacatagtaatcgggtagcaggagatgatagtatgtgcccgctgaataatatgagcaacctctATCTTAAGGgagttgtgaaatattatttatgttgcaaggggtgatcttttaggctaaaaaacttaggacctctcccccccccccttttatatttacacttagtcatttaacatagaccaatgCAATTTTACACTTGTAATCTTTAAGATTTGTACCGATTATTTATTCTTATGAGTTATAATAGAGTCTTCAATGTCTATACTATTCCTTTcctatttgatcacctagcttaactatctaatccacatagtgtaaatttcggtcgggacccacaattATGGACCTTGAAGAGTGACTAATACATTCTCCTTAAGGTAAtctgagcccttacccgatctttggtggcgttgactagtcaaacagatcTACttgtaaataggtgccctaactcgccttaaaaatcgttaggtgatgactcttctcttttaataccaaCTTTAAAAGAGTTGTTACACGTCGAAGCCCACTTTTGCGAGAAAATGGggtgcgacagcatggcgactctgatggggatacttaggctcttaccataatgaacttgacttatgtgaattatttttcttgtttttctatatttattttttaaattgct
The DNA window shown above is from Nicotiana tomentosiformis chromosome 8, ASM39032v3, whole genome shotgun sequence and carries:
- the LOC104087847 gene encoding uncharacterized protein; translation: MEPSRDAAAADDQLARTSEIESQLSSVLYDLSQQVQVAMEHMLKMINEIDQSSTEVTEDMEKCKDSALERRKTLEEQKDNFQRAAYAILNMLNNQEGG